One stretch of Aquificaceae bacterium DNA includes these proteins:
- the murI gene encoding glutamate racemase, giving the protein MKIGVFDSGVGGLTVLKALRDIYPEVDFVYLGDTARVPYGNKSSQTVIRYSLEGAEFLLSEGIDLLVVACNTASSYALDVLRETLPIPVFGVIEPGVRRALSSTRNRRVGVIGTRATVSSGAYRRLLEAGGVEVFQKACPLFVPLVEEGVLEGEIAKRVVAHYLEELRDKGVDTLILGCTHYPLLKPLIEEFMGGSVRVVDSAESTALEVMPYVNRTGSSNLSLYFTDHSPSLDFLVELILGEPVNYQLLTLPCKV; this is encoded by the coding sequence ATGAAAATTGGCGTCTTTGATTCGGGAGTTGGCGGGCTTACAGTCCTGAAAGCTCTGAGAGATATATACCCCGAGGTGGATTTTGTGTATCTCGGAGACACAGCAAGAGTGCCCTATGGCAACAAATCCTCTCAGACTGTGATAAGATACAGCCTTGAGGGTGCTGAGTTTCTCCTTTCTGAGGGTATAGACCTGCTTGTGGTTGCCTGCAACACTGCAAGCTCCTATGCCCTTGATGTTTTGAGAGAAACTCTTCCAATTCCTGTGTTTGGGGTTATAGAGCCAGGGGTAAGGAGAGCCCTCAGCTCCACGAGAAACAGAAGGGTAGGGGTAATAGGGACAAGGGCAACCGTATCCAGTGGTGCATACAGAAGGCTTCTGGAGGCTGGTGGTGTGGAAGTATTTCAGAAGGCGTGCCCTCTCTTTGTTCCTCTCGTGGAGGAAGGTGTGCTTGAGGGCGAGATAGCAAAAAGGGTGGTAGCCCACTATCTGGAGGAACTCAGAGACAAGGGGGTTGATACGCTCATACTTGGTTGCACCCATTATCCACTACTCAAACCGCTTATAGAGGAATTTATGGGTGGGTCTGTGAGGGTTGTGGACTCTGCTGAGAGCACCGCCCTTGAGGTTATGCCTTATGTAAACAGGACCGGTTCCTCAAATCTAAGTCTCTACTTCACCGACCATTCTCCAAGCCTTGACTTCCTTGTAGAGCTCATCCTGGGCGAACCTGTAAACTACCAGCTCCTTACCCTCCCTTGCAAGGTTTAA